A single genomic interval of Salinarchaeum sp. IM2453 harbors:
- the gatB gene encoding Asp-tRNA(Asn)/Glu-tRNA(Gln) amidotransferase subunit GatB yields MSTQATQTDSDTYTVVIGLEVHVQLETDTKIFCGCSTEPADEPNTHTCPVCLGLPGALPVLNEAAVEAAVKVGKALDSNIPEETRFHRKNYYYPDLPKNFQITQYDNPICQGGTLEISHQDERREIGIRRAHLEEDPGSLQHVGGSIDTADYTLVNYNRAGTPLLEIVTEPDFRDPEEVRAFLAKLEEVLEYLGVFDASRDGSLRVDANISLIEGDHNTIESETLEEANRTEVKNISSHKGAEKALSYEVTRQKNALSRGRAIDQETRHWDESKGITVSMRSKEEEKDYRYFEEANLPPLQVSDWKDKLSIPELPDARRERFQEEYDIDAESADKLTTTKQVADFFEATADEFDPGLAATWVADTLLGELHYRDMIITDVDDRFDEFRRLIELVDNEEITEKNAREVVLRTMLDEQKDPDTIVDEEGLGKTDDDAVAAAVTEAVNENPQAVEDYRSGEGDALNYLVGQVMQKTGGSADPQTVNQLLREELAD; encoded by the coding sequence ATGAGTACGCAGGCGACACAAACCGACAGTGATACTTATACTGTCGTCATCGGGCTTGAGGTACACGTTCAACTTGAGACCGATACCAAGATTTTCTGTGGCTGTTCGACGGAGCCAGCAGACGAACCAAACACACATACATGCCCGGTTTGTCTCGGATTACCGGGGGCACTGCCGGTACTGAATGAAGCAGCCGTTGAAGCAGCTGTCAAAGTCGGAAAAGCACTCGACTCGAATATTCCTGAAGAAACACGATTCCACCGGAAAAACTACTATTATCCAGATCTTCCGAAGAATTTCCAGATTACACAGTACGATAACCCAATCTGTCAGGGTGGGACCCTTGAGATCAGTCATCAGGACGAGCGTCGAGAGATTGGCATTAGACGTGCCCATCTTGAAGAAGACCCGGGGAGTCTACAACACGTTGGAGGCTCAATTGACACAGCCGATTATACGCTGGTCAATTATAACCGAGCCGGAACGCCACTGCTAGAGATTGTAACAGAACCAGATTTCCGGGACCCGGAAGAAGTTCGAGCATTCTTAGCGAAACTTGAAGAAGTGCTTGAGTATCTTGGTGTCTTTGATGCCAGTCGAGATGGCTCACTGCGCGTTGATGCAAATATCTCGCTAATTGAAGGCGATCATAACACGATCGAGTCAGAGACACTAGAAGAAGCCAACCGAACCGAGGTCAAGAACATCTCCTCGCATAAGGGCGCTGAAAAGGCACTCTCATACGAAGTGACACGACAGAAAAACGCTCTCTCCCGGGGCCGAGCAATTGATCAAGAAACACGGCACTGGGATGAATCAAAAGGCATCACCGTTTCGATGCGGTCAAAAGAAGAAGAAAAAGATTATCGGTACTTCGAAGAAGCAAACCTCCCACCGCTACAGGTTTCAGACTGGAAAGACAAGCTTTCAATTCCGGAATTGCCCGATGCCAGGCGAGAGCGGTTCCAGGAAGAGTATGATATTGACGCCGAATCAGCCGACAAGCTGACAACAACAAAGCAGGTGGCTGATTTTTTCGAAGCAACCGCAGACGAGTTTGATCCAGGGCTAGCGGCGACGTGGGTCGCCGATACACTGCTCGGAGAGCTACACTATCGGGACATGATAATTACTGATGTAGATGATCGATTTGATGAGTTCCGTCGACTCATTGAGTTAGTGGATAACGAGGAGATTACAGAAAAGAATGCCCGTGAGGTTGTTCTGCGAACAATGCTGGATGAGCAAAAAGACCCAGATACAATTGTAGATGAAGAAGGGCTCGGAAAAACAGATGATGATGCCGTCGCAGCGGCTGTGACTGAGGCAGTTAATGAGAACCCACAGGCGGTTGAAGATTACCGCAGTGGCGAAGGTGATGCGCTAAACTATCTGGTCGGACAGGTCATGCAAAAGACCGGCGGTAGTGCGGATCCTCAAACTGTCAATCAGTTGCTTCGTGAAGAACTGGCAGACTAA
- a CDS encoding DNA topoisomerase I, translated as MTVIITEKNNAARRIADILSDGSYEIDESRPAPIYRWDGTVCVGLSGHVVGVDFPEEYSDWNAVDPSALASAEVIKEPTQKGIVDTVKSLVEDASRVVIATDYDREGELIGKEAYEIVREVNESAQIDRVRFSSITAPEVTEAFENPDELDFDLAAAGEARQIIDLIWGAALTRFLSLSAKQYGDDFISVGRVQSPTLKVIVDREREIEEFDPEDYWELYTALQANDSIFEGQYFYHNEDGNEAERVWNEQAATAAQDALQQAKTLDIESVSRRQRTDNPPAPFDTTAFIRAAGSLGYGAQRAMSIAEELYTAGYITYPRTDNTVYPDDLDPEELTGAFTDHEDFGKDAAQLLENAPLTPTSGDEETTDHPPIHPTSELPDKSDLSDDEWEIYELVVRRFFATVAEPATWAHVRVVATTPAPDPSTLPDNSDTIRVKANGKRLIEAGYHAVYPYFSADETHIPPVEEGQQLHIDEVRLEDKQTQPPRRYGQSRLVEKMSDLGIGTKSTRHHTIDKLYDRGYVENNPPQPTQLAKAVVEAAEEFADRIVSEEMTQELEADMDQIAKGEKSLDEVTEQSREILEEIFDALSGSEEEIGELLRESLKADRTVGSCPDCGSDLLIRKSRYGSHFIGCDGYPECEYTLALPETGEPLILDKTCDEHGLHHIKMLAGRNTFVHGCPLCVADEAGEGEHLGDCPKCGEGTLAIKQLESGSRLVGCTEYPDCEYTLPLPRTGKIVITDEFCSKHDLPELVVEGSGEPWELGCPICNYREYQAQESESGSDLEALDGIGPSTAEKFIDAGVSSIDELLEADPEELADSVSGVSADRIQRWQSEA; from the coding sequence ATGACGGTGATTATTACTGAGAAGAACAATGCGGCGCGTCGGATTGCTGATATCCTGAGTGACGGCTCTTACGAGATTGATGAATCACGTCCCGCGCCAATTTATCGATGGGATGGAACAGTCTGTGTTGGATTATCAGGACATGTTGTTGGTGTTGATTTTCCAGAAGAATACAGCGACTGGAATGCCGTTGATCCGTCAGCATTAGCCAGCGCTGAGGTCATCAAAGAACCCACACAGAAGGGAATTGTCGACACCGTCAAGTCACTGGTTGAGGATGCAAGTCGCGTTGTGATCGCAACAGACTACGATCGTGAAGGTGAGCTAATCGGAAAAGAAGCATATGAGATTGTTCGCGAAGTCAATGAATCTGCACAGATCGATCGAGTTCGGTTTTCATCGATTACAGCACCAGAGGTGACAGAAGCATTCGAAAACCCAGATGAGCTTGATTTTGACTTGGCTGCTGCCGGGGAAGCACGGCAAATTATTGATCTTATCTGGGGGGCTGCATTAACCCGGTTCTTATCGCTATCAGCCAAGCAGTATGGCGATGACTTCATTTCAGTTGGCCGGGTGCAAAGCCCAACGCTCAAGGTAATTGTTGATCGAGAGCGGGAGATCGAAGAGTTTGATCCTGAAGACTACTGGGAGTTGTACACTGCGTTACAGGCCAACGATAGCATCTTTGAAGGCCAGTATTTCTACCACAACGAAGACGGTAACGAAGCAGAACGTGTCTGGAACGAACAGGCTGCAACGGCAGCACAAGATGCACTACAACAGGCCAAGACACTTGATATCGAGTCGGTATCACGTCGCCAGCGAACAGATAACCCACCAGCACCGTTTGACACGACAGCTTTCATCCGCGCTGCTGGTAGTCTTGGATATGGAGCCCAGCGGGCGATGTCCATCGCCGAGGAGCTGTATACGGCTGGATATATCACCTATCCGCGAACGGACAACACCGTCTATCCAGATGATCTTGACCCAGAAGAGCTGACTGGAGCGTTCACTGACCATGAGGACTTTGGAAAAGATGCTGCACAGTTACTGGAGAATGCGCCTCTCACGCCAACATCAGGGGATGAGGAAACGACAGACCACCCGCCAATCCATCCGACAAGCGAGCTTCCAGACAAATCGGATCTCTCTGATGACGAGTGGGAGATTTATGAATTGGTTGTGCGACGGTTCTTCGCAACAGTTGCCGAACCAGCTACCTGGGCGCATGTCCGGGTGGTAGCAACAACACCAGCACCGGATCCATCCACGCTTCCAGATAACAGCGATACCATCCGTGTCAAGGCAAACGGCAAGCGGCTCATTGAAGCCGGATATCACGCTGTATATCCATATTTCTCGGCGGATGAGACACACATACCACCTGTTGAAGAAGGGCAGCAACTACACATTGACGAGGTTCGACTGGAGGACAAACAAACACAACCACCACGTCGGTACGGTCAATCTCGACTTGTTGAGAAGATGTCTGACCTTGGTATTGGAACCAAGTCAACGCGACATCATACGATCGACAAGCTGTATGATCGTGGATATGTAGAGAATAATCCGCCACAGCCAACGCAACTGGCAAAAGCCGTTGTTGAGGCCGCAGAGGAATTTGCAGATCGGATTGTCAGCGAAGAGATGACCCAAGAGCTGGAAGCAGACATGGATCAGATTGCCAAAGGGGAGAAATCGCTGGATGAGGTAACTGAGCAATCCCGAGAAATTCTAGAGGAGATCTTCGACGCATTATCCGGTTCAGAAGAAGAGATTGGTGAACTCCTCAGAGAATCACTCAAAGCTGATCGGACAGTCGGGTCATGTCCAGACTGTGGATCAGATCTCCTGATTCGAAAAAGTCGGTACGGGAGTCACTTTATTGGCTGCGACGGATATCCTGAGTGTGAGTACACACTGGCATTACCAGAAACGGGTGAGCCATTGATTCTTGATAAGACATGTGACGAACATGGATTACATCATATCAAGATGCTCGCCGGGAGAAATACATTTGTCCACGGGTGTCCACTCTGTGTTGCTGATGAAGCAGGGGAAGGGGAACACCTCGGGGATTGTCCAAAGTGTGGTGAAGGAACGCTGGCAATCAAGCAATTGGAAAGCGGATCACGGCTGGTTGGATGTACCGAATATCCTGATTGTGAGTATACACTTCCACTGCCACGGACTGGCAAGATTGTTATCACCGATGAGTTCTGTTCAAAGCACGATCTACCAGAATTAGTTGTTGAAGGATCTGGCGAACCATGGGAACTTGGCTGTCCGATCTGTAACTATCGGGAGTATCAAGCACAAGAGTCTGAATCAGGATCAGATCTTGAAGCACTCGATGGAATTGGACCAAGTACAGCAGAGAAGTTTATCGATGCTGGTGTGTCTTCGATTGATGAACTGCTTGAGGCTGATCCAGAGGAGCTTGCAGATTCGGTGTCTGGTGTCAGCGCAGATCGGATTCAGAGGTGGCAATCAGAGGCTTGA
- a CDS encoding phosphoglycerol geranylgeranyltransferase, protein MAAPWEDWDHIVKIDPDKSLVEGETFGDICQTGTDAIAVGGTTGMTQEKMKRVISACSEHDVPLYLEPSTPEVVVDSSDLDGYLVPTVLNAGDQFWVTGAHKEWARLNPDFDWDRMTTEAYIVLNPDSAVAEYTQADCGIGVDHVVGYVTIAEEFFNQEIVYIEYSGMLGDPEIVEAAAEASDSATLFYGGGICDYETAEQMSQYADVVIVGDLAHEKGADAVAETVRGSKAGKQQQH, encoded by the coding sequence ATGGCCGCTCCGTGGGAAGACTGGGACCATATCGTAAAAATCGATCCCGACAAGTCGCTCGTTGAGGGTGAAACTTTTGGCGATATCTGTCAGACAGGCACGGATGCAATTGCAGTCGGCGGAACAACCGGCATGACCCAAGAGAAAATGAAGCGTGTAATCAGTGCCTGTTCCGAGCATGACGTGCCATTGTATTTGGAGCCATCGACACCTGAGGTAGTCGTTGATTCATCAGATCTTGACGGATATCTCGTGCCAACGGTATTGAATGCTGGTGACCAATTTTGGGTGACTGGCGCACATAAAGAATGGGCACGGCTGAATCCAGATTTTGACTGGGATCGAATGACGACGGAAGCATATATCGTATTGAATCCTGACTCAGCAGTTGCAGAATATACACAGGCGGATTGTGGGATCGGCGTTGATCACGTTGTTGGATACGTGACCATTGCGGAGGAGTTCTTCAATCAAGAAATCGTGTATATTGAGTATTCTGGAATGCTCGGTGACCCAGAGATTGTAGAAGCTGCTGCTGAGGCAAGTGACTCAGCAACACTATTCTACGGCGGTGGAATCTGCGATTATGAAACTGCAGAACAGATGTCACAGTATGCTGATGTAGTCATTGTTGGTGACTTAGCACACGAAAAAGGTGCAGATGCGGTGGCTGAAACGGTACGTGGAAGCAAGGCTGGTAAGCAGCAACAACACTGA
- a CDS encoding universal stress protein — protein sequence MAGGDLKRDLGLPATTAIAIGAMVGSGIFILPGLAFMTIGGGHESVIMAFLFSAILVLPAALSASEMATAMPESGGSYIYVERGMGPLMGTIAGIGNWFMLSFKGALALIGGVPYLVYVLPQIQDISVPLFGDPVIPLALLLAMVFIGINIVSASGAGSLQFYIVALMILTMGWFVADGLLGIDSNLHGDIAGEAIMVGHGGLDFIAATALVFISYAGVIKIAAVAEEVKDPGRIIPRAMIGSLIITTLMYVAIVYVAIAVIEQEFGGVASLVEQGEGMDPSEAYAEGLLDASGEGPIMAIAADATLGWIGVIAVTIAALMALASTANAGLLSGSRFPFAMARDNLAPQAFAKVSERFNTPAIAVGVTGGMMLFMIAFLPIETVAKAGSAFQIIVFILVNLALIGFREGAMEDYNPVFKSPLYPWTQLFGIFGGLVVLTQIGTIEFVGAVLIVGAAVAYYYLYARDQIEPDEPGRNEMQTADVTAAERTRRLFENREEYDVLVAVTHRTAANARDTMLRLATDLGRIRSAVVSVVEFYDAPRRLFGEKHPTIQEGLPDWVPEDPDERPDWMPNQEQDDIRTSGGQPQTQETAENEAGYSRQFDAQIQHRTINSDDHKQAIVDFATYEDYDLLVIERQESGLSERFLGSETEWIMDNAPCDVVLVEDRDFEDADEIAVVATHGLYDPLKLLIADAFAEETGASLHLLQAVPTDLKASERETLKRYHSELKSILTVEMTCDLIETDNGSDELTKRANQHDLLVTSASVDKSEGAIGVSGHSLADSVDCTTILVQPHEAEHKTFLQHILMDYIFGAGK from the coding sequence ATGGCAGGCGGCGATCTGAAACGTGACCTTGGGCTGCCGGCAACAACAGCCATTGCGATTGGTGCAATGGTTGGATCCGGTATTTTCATTCTGCCCGGACTTGCGTTCATGACGATTGGGGGCGGCCATGAATCGGTTATCATGGCCTTCCTCTTTTCCGCGATTCTCGTACTACCAGCAGCGCTTTCGGCGTCCGAAATGGCGACTGCGATGCCGGAGTCCGGTGGTTCCTATATTTATGTTGAACGTGGTATGGGACCACTGATGGGAACAATCGCCGGTATTGGTAACTGGTTTATGTTATCATTCAAGGGTGCACTTGCACTGATCGGCGGTGTCCCGTACCTTGTCTATGTTCTTCCACAGATTCAGGATATCAGCGTTCCTCTTTTTGGTGACCCAGTAATTCCTCTTGCCTTGCTTCTTGCAATGGTTTTCATCGGCATTAACATCGTTAGTGCCTCTGGTGCTGGTAGCCTACAGTTCTACATTGTCGCTTTGATGATCCTGACGATGGGTTGGTTCGTTGCTGATGGGCTACTTGGTATTGATAGCAATCTTCACGGCGATATTGCCGGTGAAGCTATCATGGTTGGCCATGGTGGCCTTGACTTCATTGCTGCGACTGCACTGGTCTTTATTTCGTATGCCGGTGTGATTAAGATTGCAGCTGTCGCTGAGGAAGTCAAAGATCCCGGTCGAATTATTCCACGAGCGATGATTGGATCGCTCATTATTACGACGCTGATGTACGTTGCAATTGTTTATGTAGCAATCGCAGTCATCGAGCAGGAATTCGGCGGTGTTGCTTCACTGGTTGAACAAGGTGAAGGAATGGATCCATCAGAAGCATATGCAGAGGGTCTACTCGATGCATCCGGCGAAGGTCCAATTATGGCGATTGCTGCTGATGCAACACTCGGTTGGATCGGCGTGATTGCTGTGACAATCGCTGCGTTGATGGCACTCGCCTCAACTGCTAACGCTGGATTGCTTTCTGGATCTCGGTTCCCATTTGCAATGGCCCGAGATAACCTTGCACCACAGGCATTCGCTAAGGTTAGTGAACGGTTCAATACGCCAGCAATTGCCGTTGGTGTTACCGGTGGTATGATGCTCTTCATGATTGCGTTCCTGCCGATCGAGACCGTTGCAAAAGCTGGCAGTGCGTTCCAGATTATTGTGTTCATTCTGGTTAACTTGGCATTGATTGGCTTCCGCGAGGGTGCGATGGAGGATTACAACCCGGTTTTCAAATCCCCACTGTACCCATGGACGCAGCTGTTTGGCATCTTTGGCGGGTTAGTTGTCCTGACGCAGATTGGTACTATCGAATTTGTTGGTGCTGTGTTGATCGTTGGTGCAGCAGTTGCCTACTACTACCTGTACGCTCGTGACCAGATTGAGCCAGACGAGCCAGGTCGAAACGAAATGCAGACGGCAGACGTAACTGCCGCGGAACGTACGCGACGTCTCTTTGAGAACCGTGAAGAATACGATGTTCTTGTGGCTGTCACTCATCGAACTGCCGCAAACGCACGAGATACGATGCTTCGGCTGGCAACGGATCTTGGGCGAATCCGCTCAGCTGTTGTCTCGGTCGTTGAGTTCTACGATGCACCTCGTCGGCTCTTTGGCGAAAAACATCCAACAATTCAGGAAGGACTCCCAGACTGGGTTCCTGAAGATCCTGATGAACGTCCAGACTGGATGCCCAACCAAGAACAAGATGATATCCGAACCTCTGGTGGACAACCACAAACGCAAGAGACAGCTGAGAACGAGGCTGGCTACTCTCGACAGTTCGATGCACAGATTCAGCATCGGACGATTAACAGCGATGATCACAAGCAGGCAATCGTTGACTTTGCAACGTATGAGGACTATGACCTGTTGGTTATCGAACGGCAGGAGAGTGGCCTTAGTGAACGGTTCCTTGGCAGTGAAACAGAGTGGATCATGGATAACGCACCATGTGACGTTGTCCTCGTTGAGGACCGTGACTTCGAGGATGCTGATGAAATCGCTGTTGTCGCAACCCACGGTCTCTATGACCCACTGAAGTTGCTCATTGCTGATGCGTTTGCCGAAGAGACTGGAGCATCACTGCATCTTCTGCAGGCTGTTCCAACCGATCTCAAGGCCTCCGAACGTGAGACTCTTAAGCGCTACCACAGTGAGCTCAAATCCATCTTGACCGTTGAAATGACGTGTGATCTCATTGAGACTGACAATGGTTCTGACGAACTGACCAAACGAGCAAATCAACATGATCTGCTTGTTACCAGTGCAAGTGTCGATAAATCCGAAGGAGCTATTGGTGTCTCTGGCCACAGTCTGGCTGATTCCGTTGACTGTACTACGATCCTCGTTCAGCCACACGAAGCTGAACACAAGACCTTCCTCCAGCACATTCTGATGGATTACATCTTCGGTGCTGGTAAATAA
- a CDS encoding winged helix-turn-helix transcriptional regulator has translation MNDIESALVKHISEHPGVHHNELVRALEITPDKLQRVSQKLREDGIVIINDFHGKTHYFPSDCDPWMQEIIALLRRETSREILLYLLEERRSYPAEMAEEIGVARSTLEWHLDRLIDARLIDKLHDGRQVVLILTEKGRVRKGIEQIDSSISALDV, from the coding sequence ATGAATGACATCGAGTCTGCGCTAGTTAAGCACATATCAGAGCATCCCGGAGTTCACCACAATGAACTCGTGCGCGCGCTCGAGATAACCCCAGATAAGCTGCAACGGGTTAGTCAGAAATTACGCGAGGATGGTATAGTCATCATCAACGATTTTCACGGAAAAACGCACTATTTTCCATCGGATTGTGATCCTTGGATGCAGGAGATAATTGCACTGCTACGACGAGAAACGTCACGAGAGATTCTCCTGTACTTGCTAGAAGAACGACGATCCTATCCAGCCGAGATGGCAGAAGAGATTGGCGTTGCTAGAAGTACGCTCGAGTGGCATCTTGATCGGCTGATTGACGCCAGATTAATTGATAAACTACACGACGGACGACAGGTTGTACTTATCTTGACAGAGAAGGGCCGAGTCAGGAAAGGAATCGAACAAATTGACTCATCAATCTCGGCTCTGGACGTTTAA
- a CDS encoding RDD family protein, with protein MAFVGLTVTLVYGFLLEELYGYTPGKYLLGLVVIKSDGSNCTIGASIVRNLLWIVDALPTFNLVAMVLILLTDDNQRVGDLVADTVVVRQQ; from the coding sequence ATGGCATTTGTCGGATTGACTGTGACCTTGGTTTACGGGTTTCTCCTTGAGGAACTGTACGGCTACACGCCAGGGAAATACCTGCTCGGACTAGTCGTTATCAAGTCCGACGGCTCAAACTGTACAATCGGCGCGTCAATAGTCCGGAACCTGTTATGGATCGTTGACGCACTCCCGACATTCAACCTCGTCGCAATGGTATTGATATTGCTGACGGACGACAACCAACGGGTCGGCGACCTCGTTGCAGATACAGTCGTCGTCAGACAACAGTAA
- a CDS encoding zinc ribbon domain-containing protein, which produces MNSKIQHKREQLTHDVANQVLALALAYDVDAIVHEDLRSLSPPSDEGTLSWELSSWARRDIIEKIEYRAECAGLTVERVYPQGTSRSCPRCGSTGHTCKSPDHQKEQWWGGHFRCDNTRCGFEGDRDYIGALNVARVFFSETDGLDHGFTSSYTGDSEIVLAGRSAGEQSDGLRSSSELASDAGTRLTFGRGVLAYEPDQAEATTGGGSAVIAPAVALPESNADGSDGRGPVVQQCTRFLRCTTESY; this is translated from the coding sequence GTGAACAGCAAGATCCAGCACAAGCGCGAGCAACTAACACACGACGTAGCCAACCAAGTCCTCGCACTTGCACTCGCCTACGACGTAGACGCCATCGTTCACGAGGACTTGCGGTCGCTCTCCCCGCCGAGCGACGAAGGCACGTTGTCGTGGGAATTGTCATCGTGGGCGCGGCGGGACATCATCGAAAAAATCGAATACCGGGCAGAGTGTGCCGGCCTCACTGTTGAACGAGTCTATCCACAGGGGACGAGCCGGTCGTGTCCCCGGTGTGGCTCAACCGGCCACACCTGCAAATCGCCCGACCACCAGAAAGAACAGTGGTGGGGCGGACACTTCCGGTGTGACAACACCCGGTGTGGGTTCGAAGGCGACCGGGATTACATCGGGGCGCTGAACGTGGCTCGCGTGTTCTTCAGCGAGACGGACGGGCTAGACCACGGTTTCACGTCCTCCTACACGGGGGATTCTGAAATCGTGCTAGCTGGCCGTTCCGCTGGTGAGCAGTCCGATGGACTGCGATCCTCGTCAGAACTCGCTTCTGACGCTGGCACGCGGCTCACATTCGGGCGTGGCGTTCTTGCCTACGAACCCGATCAGGCAGAGGCGACCACTGGTGGTGGGTCGGCTGTCATAGCGCCCGCTGTCGCCTTGCCCGAGTCGAATGCGGATGGTAGTGATGGACGTGGCCCAGTCGTCCAACAGTGTACCCGTTTCTTACGGTGTACTACTGAAAGCTACTGA
- a CDS encoding IS607 family transposase, producing MPRSYSIGEFADELGVHPQTVKRWCRNDDLNYTRTPGGERRIPHRELRRLAGDTRPTDRVALYARVSSHGQKDNGDLDRQLDRLTEYAHDHGWSVENTYTDVGSGLNEDRRGLDSLLDDVQEADYGRILVTYEDRLTRFGFSYLERYFDCYGVTVTVIEDETDKSAQEELVDDLIKLVASFSGKLYGMRSSKKKQVVNTVESEVKPDE from the coding sequence ATGCCACGGTCGTACTCGATTGGCGAGTTCGCGGACGAACTCGGTGTCCACCCACAGACCGTCAAACGTTGGTGTCGCAACGACGATCTCAACTACACCCGAACACCCGGCGGTGAACGACGAATACCACATCGAGAACTTCGCCGACTTGCTGGCGATACTCGTCCGACAGACCGTGTTGCCCTCTACGCCCGCGTCTCAAGCCACGGCCAGAAAGACAACGGCGACCTCGACCGCCAACTCGACCGACTCACAGAATACGCTCACGACCACGGATGGAGCGTCGAAAACACCTATACCGACGTTGGAAGTGGCCTCAACGAAGACCGTCGTGGACTCGACTCGCTCCTTGATGACGTACAAGAAGCCGACTACGGACGCATTCTCGTCACCTACGAAGATAGACTTACTCGCTTTGGCTTCTCGTATCTCGAACGGTATTTCGACTGCTACGGTGTCACCGTCACCGTCATCGAAGACGAGACGGACAAATCAGCACAGGAAGAACTCGTCGACGACCTCATCAAGCTCGTCGCCAGCTTCAGCGGCAAACTCTACGGGATGCGCTCCTCGAAAAAGAAACAGGTTGTCAACACCGTCGAATCTGAGGTGAAACCCGATGAGTGA
- the aspS gene encoding aspartate--tRNA(Asn) ligase, producing the protein MDERTYTADVEPGTTVTVAGWAHEIRDLGGIAFLIVRDTTGQIQVKFEKDEMDDELVETGTDVTRESVVQVSGKAEEEPRAPTGVEVVPEEVEVIAEADPELPLDPSGKVDSDLSTRLDNRTLDTRKPEVQAVFEIRSAVLGAVREQFRELKCTEITTPKIVATGTEGGTELFPITYFGEEAFMNQSPQLFKQLCAGGGFERVFEIGPIFRAEEHNTPRHLNEATSIDFEGAFCGADEAMDVAEEIIIAAYEAVDSQCSDELEALGIADEFTVPESGFPRLTYEEAIEKVNATGELDDVLVWGDDLSTEAERALGEVVGEHYFITEWPSEIKPFYIMDESDDISTGFDMMHPSMELVSGGQREHRYEQLVEGFRQQGLDPEEFDYYTKMFKYGMPPHAGFGMGAERLLMTMLDLDNIREAVLFPRDRQRLSP; encoded by the coding sequence ATGGACGAGCGTACATATACGGCAGATGTCGAGCCGGGAACGACGGTAACAGTTGCTGGCTGGGCACATGAGATCCGTGATCTTGGTGGCATTGCATTTCTAATTGTTCGGGACACAACGGGACAAATTCAAGTCAAATTCGAAAAAGATGAGATGGACGACGAGCTCGTTGAAACCGGAACCGATGTCACACGGGAGAGTGTTGTGCAGGTTTCAGGGAAAGCTGAGGAAGAGCCTCGAGCACCGACAGGTGTTGAAGTTGTTCCAGAGGAGGTTGAGGTTATTGCTGAAGCAGACCCAGAGCTACCACTTGACCCGTCTGGGAAGGTTGACTCTGATCTCTCAACGAGACTCGATAATCGAACGCTTGATACACGAAAACCAGAGGTACAGGCCGTATTTGAAATCCGGTCTGCTGTGCTCGGCGCAGTTCGAGAGCAGTTCCGCGAACTAAAGTGTACAGAAATCACTACACCGAAGATTGTCGCTACAGGAACAGAAGGTGGTACTGAGCTGTTCCCGATTACATACTTCGGTGAGGAAGCGTTCATGAACCAGAGCCCACAACTGTTCAAACAGCTGTGTGCTGGCGGTGGGTTCGAGCGTGTCTTCGAGATTGGTCCAATTTTCCGTGCGGAAGAACACAACACACCTCGTCACCTGAATGAGGCAACATCGATTGACTTTGAGGGCGCATTCTGTGGCGCAGACGAGGCAATGGATGTCGCAGAAGAGATTATCATCGCAGCATATGAGGCAGTAGACTCCCAATGCAGTGATGAACTGGAAGCACTGGGCATTGCAGACGAGTTTACCGTACCAGAATCCGGGTTCCCACGACTAACCTACGAAGAGGCAATTGAGAAGGTAAATGCAACGGGCGAACTCGACGATGTGCTTGTCTGGGGCGATGACCTATCGACAGAAGCAGAACGTGCACTGGGTGAAGTCGTTGGTGAACACTACTTCATCACAGAATGGCCAAGCGAGATCAAGCCATTCTACATTATGGATGAAAGTGACGATATTTCGACCGGCTTCGACATGATGCATCCATCGATGGAACTGGTCTCAGGTGGCCAGCGTGAGCATCGATACGAACAGCTGGTAGAAGGCTTCAGACAACAGGGACTTGATCCAGAGGAGTTCGATTACTACACGAAGATGTTCAAATACGGCATGCCGCCACATGCTGGGTTTGGTATGGGAGCCGAGCGGTTATTGATGACAATGCTTGATCTTGACAACATCCGCGAAGCAGTGCTATTCCCACGAGATCGACAGCGACTGTCACCGTAG